One window from the genome of Anaerococcus sp. Marseille-Q7828 encodes:
- a CDS encoding acyltransferase family protein, with the protein MQKRVKTKKEYHLLTALRALGFVGVSLFHRFSHIFPGGYLAVIIFLLLSGFLTMMGADNKKNIDFKKSLSIFLNKYIKILGPVLFIMAIVMGFSLAFAREVFDDSIKSVIPVALNFENIQKILINEDYFNQLGNFNIFNHLWYVSMYMQFIAIFMVIDGFTKKLNDNIKLIVHLMITIVSFILMINLGKSNSDITRIYNGIDTRISAFALGVSLYLLNKNYLSKLKFSESFLKICGISLGLLCVIPFFLVNGKDIKSYKFIFMTYTIITGLLTLTLFNYEKNYYSVRKNRLQLISYIGDRSYYLYLWQYVVQIFSVYFLHGINNFLVAIIEIFAIFILSELTYIIFKNKKINLSLIMISILALIGLRITSASIGNAKEKEIAELRKEITANEELIKKRNEEAKKKSQKKSSDKKDDKGLKESINNVDTKTLDSLNKKDNPNFEEKAYDDFEFTENELDYLSKVSITSVGDSVIINADSYIRKYIPNFYLDGKVGRDMVSGPEILSSIKENIGLADIIVISLGSNGSANHADMDRIMEIADGRDVYFVNTSHTQSYMDYVNNSIKDYCDSHDKAHIVDWRNYIQDKPDYLAADRTHPNIPGSDAFAKLIMRKILNVNKVQS; encoded by the coding sequence ATGCAAAAAAGAGTAAAAACAAAAAAAGAATATCATTTATTAACAGCTCTACGCGCCCTTGGTTTTGTTGGAGTGAGCCTATTTCATAGGTTTAGCCATATATTTCCCGGGGGTTATCTAGCTGTAATAATTTTCCTTCTCCTATCAGGATTTTTGACTATGATGGGAGCAGATAATAAAAAAAATATAGATTTTAAAAAATCTTTGTCCATTTTTCTTAATAAATACATAAAGATTTTAGGTCCAGTATTATTTATTATGGCAATAGTTATGGGATTTTCTTTGGCTTTTGCCAGGGAAGTTTTTGATGATTCCATCAAGTCTGTAATACCTGTTGCCTTAAACTTTGAGAATATACAAAAAATTCTAATAAACGAAGATTACTTCAACCAACTAGGTAATTTTAACATCTTTAACCACTTGTGGTATGTATCTATGTACATGCAATTTATTGCAATATTTATGGTAATAGATGGATTTACCAAAAAGCTAAATGATAATATTAAGCTTATAGTTCATTTGATGATTACAATTGTAAGTTTTATCCTTATGATAAATTTAGGCAAAAGCAATAGTGATATTACAAGAATCTACAATGGTATAGATACAAGGATATCAGCATTTGCTCTAGGAGTATCCTTATATCTACTAAACAAAAATTATTTGTCAAAGCTTAAATTTAGCGAGTCTTTCTTAAAAATTTGTGGAATAAGTCTAGGATTATTATGTGTGATTCCATTTTTTCTAGTTAATGGCAAGGATATCAAATCTTATAAATTTATTTTTATGACTTATACCATAATTACAGGTCTTTTGACTTTGACATTATTTAACTATGAGAAAAACTACTATAGTGTTAGGAAGAATAGATTACAATTAATCTCCTACATTGGTGACAGGTCATATTACCTATACTTGTGGCAATATGTGGTACAAATATTTTCTGTGTATTTCTTGCATGGGATAAATAATTTTCTTGTAGCCATTATAGAAATTTTTGCCATATTTATATTATCTGAGCTAACATATATTATATTTAAGAATAAGAAAATAAATCTAAGCTTGATTATGATATCAATACTTGCTCTTATTGGACTTAGAATTACTTCAGCAAGCATTGGTAACGCCAAGGAAAAGGAAATAGCAGAGCTTAGAAAAGAGATCACTGCTAATGAAGAATTAATCAAAAAGAGAAATGAAGAAGCAAAGAAAAAGAGCCAGAAAAAATCAAGTGATAAAAAAGATGATAAAGGTCTTAAAGAATCTATAAATAATGTCGATACAAAGACATTAGATTCTCTAAATAAAAAAGATAATCCAAACTTCGAAGAAAAAGCCTATGACGATTTTGAATTTACAGAAAATGAGCTAGATTATTTGTCCAAAGTCTCTATTACCTCTGTAGGTGATTCTGTTATCATCAATGCCGACTCATATATTAGAAAATATATACCAAACTTCTACCTAGATGGCAAAGTAGGGCGAGATATGGTTAGTGGTCCAGAAATCTTATCATCAATCAAGGAAAATATTGGCCTTGCTGATATAATAGTAATATCTCTTGGGTCAAATGGTTCTGCCAACCATGCTGATATGGATAGAATCATGGAAATTGCTGATGGCCGTGATGTTTATTTTGTAAATACTTCCCATACCCAATCCTATATGGATTATGTAAATAATTCTATCAAAGACTACTGCGATAGCCACGATAAGGCCCATATAGTTGATTGGAGAAACTATATCCAGGATAAGCCAGATTATCTAGCAGCAGATAGGACCCATCCAAATATCCCAGGATCAGATGCCTTTGCCAAACTTATTATGAGAAAAATTTTAAATGTCAACAAGGTGCAATCTTAA
- a CDS encoding ATP-grasp domain-containing protein — protein sequence MKKFLPIILGSDLNTYSIAREIHEAYGIKSVVATSAIFLPCIDSEIIKFYKKKNFSKDTEVFSSLLNKIYHDYKDSSDDFIIFAPDDYMRNFLITNLDLLDFKPKLPYADIDTINSIKTKDEFNQKIAHLGLVPQTILANEGNYKDLDFPDNVFIKADDDVFYKKLDFEGWQKGYHSKSKKQTIKILENIFANGYDRNMMVQEFVAGGDGSEFSIDGYRSKAGFSMSACKNVMLDKRPDWVGNFVAKIDTDQDILYDYARKIVESLGVYGLFNIDFKKDIDTGKIYAFEINLRQGRCHYYATQNGVNLSKIALEDLIFDNRMEVIGDKPFAYYNLDLDQTLENMADDLKEEFTSPVRFDNCINPLVYDKDWNWKRRKKIEKYLNRLGKETFAYTEIQ from the coding sequence ATGAAAAAATTTTTACCAATAATACTAGGATCAGACCTAAATACATATTCTATAGCAAGGGAAATTCACGAAGCCTATGGCATAAAGTCAGTTGTTGCAACATCTGCCATATTTTTACCTTGCATAGATTCTGAAATTATCAAATTTTATAAGAAGAAGAATTTCTCAAAAGATACAGAAGTTTTTTCTAGTCTGTTAAATAAAATTTACCATGATTACAAAGATTCATCTGATGATTTTATCATATTTGCTCCAGATGATTATATGAGAAATTTCCTAATTACTAACTTAGATTTATTAGACTTTAAGCCAAAACTTCCATATGCAGACATAGACACTATAAATTCTATAAAGACCAAAGATGAATTTAACCAAAAAATAGCCCATCTTGGCCTAGTCCCACAAACTATTTTGGCAAATGAGGGAAATTATAAAGACCTAGATTTTCCAGATAATGTCTTTATAAAGGCAGATGATGATGTGTTTTATAAAAAACTTGACTTTGAAGGCTGGCAAAAAGGCTACCATTCCAAATCAAAAAAACAGACCATAAAAATCTTGGAAAATATTTTTGCTAATGGCTATGATAGGAATATGATGGTCCAAGAATTTGTAGCCGGAGGAGACGGAAGCGAATTTAGTATCGATGGCTATAGGTCAAAAGCTGGTTTTTCTATGTCAGCTTGCAAGAATGTTATGCTTGACAAAAGACCAGACTGGGTTGGTAACTTTGTAGCAAAAATTGATACTGACCAAGATATTTTATACGATTACGCAAGAAAAATAGTAGAAAGTCTCGGAGTTTATGGACTTTTCAATATTGACTTTAAGAAAGATATAGATACTGGAAAGATTTATGCCTTTGAAATAAATCTTCGCCAAGGTCGCTGCCACTACTATGCGACTCAAAATGGGGTAAATTTATCAAAGATAGCATTAGAAGATTTAATATTTGATAATCGAATGGAAGTAATAGGGGATAAGCCATTTGCCTACTACAACCTAGACCTTGATCAGACTCTAGAAAATATGGCAGATGATTTGAAAGAAGAATTTACAAGTCCAGTAAGATTTGACAATTGCATCAACCCTCTAGTCTACGATAAGGATTGGAATTGGAAAAGACGTAAAAAAATAGAAAAATACTTAAATAGATTAGGCAAAGAAACTTTTGCCTATACAGAGATACAATAA
- a CDS encoding NAD(P)H-hydrate epimerase: MLVVDKETMQAIDTYAINELKIPALALVERAGLAIIKNINLIQRRTFAVIVGIGNNGADGLACARNLMARDYQVDIYIIGSLDKASDEFRANYDACSKLTDRMFFVDTIEDMENMEENIKNVSTIIEGIFGTGLDRTISGTYAFVIAMINRSMKYIISIDIPSGLDSTSGDSWGEVVDSDLIVSMQLMKKGIYERSRYRNKCVVEDIGIPKKAIDYVLKES; encoded by the coding sequence ATGCTTGTAGTAGACAAAGAAACTATGCAGGCCATAGATACTTATGCAATCAATGAACTAAAAATACCAGCCTTAGCCTTGGTTGAGCGTGCTGGCCTTGCTATTATCAAAAATATCAACTTAATTCAAAGGCGAACTTTTGCTGTCATTGTCGGCATTGGCAACAACGGAGCAGATGGTCTTGCCTGTGCTAGAAACCTCATGGCAAGAGACTATCAGGTAGATATTTATATTATAGGGAGCTTGGATAAGGCAAGTGATGAGTTTAGAGCAAATTATGATGCTTGCTCAAAGCTTACAGATCGAATGTTTTTTGTAGACACAATAGAAGATATGGAAAATATGGAAGAAAATATCAAAAATGTTTCTACTATCATAGAGGGAATATTTGGCACAGGACTAGATCGTACTATTTCTGGAACCTATGCCTTTGTAATAGCTATGATAAATCGTTCCATGAAATATATTATCTCCATAGATATACCAAGTGGATTAGATTCTACATCTGGAGATTCTTGGGGAGAGGTCGTAGATAGTGATTTGATAGTTTCTATGCAACTAATGAAAAAAGGCATATATGAACGCAGTAGATATAGAAATAAGTGCGTAGTCGAAGATATAGGCATACCAAAAAAAGCAATAGACTATGTTTTAAAAGAGAGCTGA
- a CDS encoding DUF4349 domain-containing protein: protein MKKKRNIIICIILSFMLVACGAGNFKDVSTSNENKAYNTSDMASNGMKTEDVAEEESIDDSESLDLAKADRKIERFYDYTIETTDFDKDYEAIEKLISKYEGFFESSTIDREFPNESNDNIRVLNSTIKIPNDKSDDFRKELESHGKILSSSNHINDFTKSYTDTSIRLKSKETELDKLNELLEKAENLEDVMALQARILDVQAEIDQIKAAISDMDSRVYYDTYNLYLREVYDYNNVANRSPDFAGRISQAFGDSIHIFINFFQDLIIALITLWPLLLIAVLIIIFVKYRKKKKATRINETKTFSKDLKEISDEKLD from the coding sequence ATGAAAAAGAAAAGAAATATTATAATATGTATAATATTAAGCTTCATGCTAGTAGCCTGTGGGGCTGGCAACTTTAAAGATGTTAGTACAAGTAATGAAAATAAAGCCTACAATACTTCCGATATGGCAAGTAATGGTATGAAGACTGAAGATGTTGCTGAAGAAGAAAGCATCGACGATAGCGAAAGTTTGGATTTGGCAAAGGCTGACCGTAAGATTGAAAGATTTTATGATTATACTATTGAAACTACTGATTTTGACAAAGACTACGAAGCAATAGAAAAGTTAATCAGTAAGTATGAAGGCTTTTTTGAATCATCCACTATTGACCGTGAATTTCCAAATGAATCTAATGATAATATAAGAGTCCTAAATTCTACAATAAAAATTCCAAATGACAAATCAGATGACTTTAGGAAAGAACTTGAAAGCCATGGTAAGATACTATCATCAAGTAATCACATCAACGATTTTACTAAATCCTATACCGATACTAGTATTAGGCTCAAATCCAAAGAGACCGAGCTTGATAAACTAAATGAACTTCTAGAAAAAGCAGAAAATCTTGAAGATGTCATGGCACTACAAGCGAGAATTTTGGATGTCCAAGCAGAAATTGACCAGATAAAGGCTGCAATTTCAGATATGGATAGCAGGGTATACTATGACACCTACAATCTCTACCTAAGGGAAGTTTATGATTACAACAATGTAGCCAATAGGTCTCCAGATTTTGCTGGAAGAATTTCCCAAGCTTTTGGAGATTCAATTCACATTTTTATAAATTTCTTTCAAGATTTAATAATAGCTCTAATCACCCTTTGGCCACTATTATTAATAGCAGTACTGATTATTATATTTGTAAAATATAGGAAAAAGAAAAAAGCTACCAGAATCAATGAAACAAAGACTTTTAGCAAGGATTTAAAAGAGATTAGTGATGAAAAATTAGACTAG
- a CDS encoding DUF4300 family protein, whose amino-acid sequence MKKIIFLILTLICLSSCDVDYEIPKNDGSKLVYSNLLTKKTKNDLKNIFKTSGLDHKKIDRFFKQVEFFNSSVNNDLLVKDDYVRADKIKDYDFYAIQDELYKLNPGFTGINCRITTFGLVSDKIEVKNTSNPNISVVEIDNTSFTNPPVPTLDKEEIEKFNKFYSAIPTENKDDLDYQANKIKDFWENSGIKFHKNSNYEVISVFEFSNIDENKNELFVGHTGLLFSLEDGRSMLVEKLAFTAPYQVVIFENDNDLYDYFMDLYDYSNDEYPIKPIIFRDDNLFVKK is encoded by the coding sequence ATGAAAAAAATAATATTTTTAATACTTACTTTAATTTGTTTGAGTTCTTGTGATGTTGATTATGAAATACCTAAAAACGATGGTTCCAAACTTGTTTACAGCAATCTACTAACAAAAAAAACTAAAAATGATCTAAAAAATATTTTTAAAACTTCTGGCCTAGATCATAAGAAGATTGATAGATTTTTTAAGCAAGTAGAATTCTTTAACTCAAGTGTGAATAATGATTTATTGGTCAAAGATGATTATGTAAGAGCTGACAAGATTAAAGATTATGATTTTTATGCAATACAAGATGAATTGTATAAATTAAATCCAGGCTTTACAGGTATTAATTGTAGGATTACTACTTTTGGATTAGTTTCTGACAAAATCGAAGTTAAGAATACATCAAATCCTAATATATCTGTTGTAGAAATTGATAATACAAGTTTTACCAATCCACCTGTTCCTACTCTAGATAAAGAAGAGATTGAAAAGTTTAATAAGTTTTATTCTGCTATCCCTACAGAAAATAAAGATGATTTAGACTATCAAGCAAATAAAATTAAAGATTTTTGGGAGAATAGTGGTATTAAATTTCACAAAAATAGTAACTATGAAGTTATATCGGTTTTTGAATTTTCAAATATAGATGAAAATAAAAATGAGCTTTTTGTTGGCCACACTGGGCTATTATTTTCTCTAGAAGATGGTAGATCAATGCTAGTTGAAAAACTAGCATTCACAGCTCCCTACCAAGTAGTAATCTTTGAAAATGACAATGATCTCTATGACTACTTTATGGATCTTTATGATTATTCCAATGATGAATATCCAATCAAGCCTATTATATTTAGAGATGACAATTTGTTTGTAAAAAAATAA
- the serS gene encoding serine--tRNA ligase yields the protein MIDIKLLRENPEMVKENIKKKFQEEKLVLVDEVLELDEKARAAKTEGDNLRAERNKVSKQIGALMGQGKKDEAEEAKAHVGEINDRLTHIEEETRNLAEEVKVRMQKIPQIIDESVPIGKDDSENVENDRYGDPVVPDYEVPYHVDIMESFDGIDLDASRETSGAGFYYLKGDIARLHSAILSYARDFMIDRGYTYYIPPFMIRSEVVTGVMSFEEMENMMYKIEGEDLYLIGTSEHSMIGKFINTINEEDAMPLKMTSYSPCFRKEVGAHGIEERGVYRIHQFEKQEMVIICKPEDSKEFYNELWRNTVDFFRSLEIPVRTLECCSGDLADLKVKSCDVEAWSPRQQKYFEVGSCSNLGDAQARRLGIRLRGENGTYFAHTLNNTVVAPPRMLIAFLENLLQADGSVKIPEPLRMYMGGKEKIEPKAK from the coding sequence ATGATAGATATCAAACTATTAAGAGAAAATCCAGAAATGGTAAAAGAAAATATCAAAAAGAAATTTCAAGAAGAAAAATTAGTTTTAGTTGATGAAGTTCTAGAACTAGACGAAAAAGCTAGAGCTGCAAAGACCGAGGGAGATAATCTCAGAGCTGAAAGAAACAAGGTTTCTAAACAAATTGGTGCTCTAATGGGTCAAGGCAAAAAAGACGAAGCAGAAGAAGCAAAAGCTCATGTTGGAGAAATCAACGATAGACTAACACATATAGAAGAGGAAACTAGAAACTTGGCTGAAGAAGTCAAAGTTCGTATGCAAAAAATCCCACAAATCATCGATGAAAGTGTTCCAATAGGCAAAGATGACAGCGAAAATGTGGAAAACGACAGATACGGAGATCCTGTAGTTCCAGACTACGAAGTTCCTTACCACGTAGATATTATGGAATCTTTTGATGGTATAGACCTAGATGCATCTCGCGAAACTTCTGGAGCAGGTTTCTATTACCTAAAAGGTGATATAGCAAGACTACACTCTGCAATACTTTCTTATGCTCGTGATTTCATGATTGACCGTGGATATACTTACTACATCCCACCATTTATGATTCGTTCAGAAGTTGTAACTGGAGTTATGAGCTTTGAAGAAATGGAAAATATGATGTACAAAATCGAGGGTGAGGACCTATACCTAATAGGAACAAGTGAACACTCTATGATTGGTAAATTCATCAATACAATCAATGAAGAAGATGCTATGCCACTAAAAATGACATCTTACTCACCATGCTTTAGAAAAGAAGTTGGAGCTCACGGTATAGAAGAACGTGGTGTATATCGTATCCACCAATTTGAAAAGCAAGAGATGGTAATCATCTGTAAACCTGAGGATTCAAAAGAATTTTACAACGAACTATGGAGAAACACAGTAGATTTCTTCAGAAGTCTAGAAATACCAGTAAGAACCCTCGAATGCTGCTCAGGCGATCTAGCAGACCTAAAAGTTAAATCTTGTGACGTAGAGGCATGGAGCCCACGCCAACAAAAATACTTTGAAGTAGGATCTTGCTCTAACCTTGGCGATGCCCAAGCAAGAAGACTTGGTATCAGACTAAGAGGAGAAAACGGAACTTACTTTGCCCACACATTAAATAACACAGTAGTAGCACCACCAAGAATGCTTATAGCCTTCCTTGAAAACTTACTACAAGCAGATGGCAGCGTGAAAATACCTGAACCACTTAGAATGTACATGGGTGGCAAGGAAAAAATTGAACCTAAAGCAAAATAG
- a CDS encoding 5-formyltetrahydrofolate cyclo-ligase: MKIETKVKFKKTISDMIYRFKHHEVTNNSAALSFYFLQASIPLSMVLVTVASKILENNVDAIYSLLEFLPSTSKDMVKWVIDTMFVNTSSTSVTVITVLFALWSATKGMNNLITSINKAYGLEGENKYIKQRLFSLLYTIMFVVFILFILVSQIYGPSILTFINNNILTRISDKAFGGLFDSILQALSSPLFRLTLTLVPILIIALAFGVFYRFAPNNKNDRVPFKNAFYGGLFAIITIYIATFLYSFFLNNFSKQSVVYGALAGILALFIWLNLVSTILILGAELIDSTKENYAITSAKEIREFKENNKSFKESLQTTIEESMIKKEDKNEIIDKRTLRKHFRDLRYHMDPTRKNMVDYAIFTKFLNSDLFDEAKSIFIYVSVADEVDTFEIIRRSLEMGKAVYVPYITDRDEGLMIPVRIYDLDNLIPGEFDIPTSYTMETIENPDLTVVPGLGFDKKKNRMGYGGGYYDRYLNKVKTKSVGLFASEFEVEEIPTDEFDHKLDYIITEKEIF; this comes from the coding sequence ATGAAGATTGAGACAAAGGTAAAATTTAAAAAGACCATAAGCGATATGATTTATAGGTTTAAGCATCACGAAGTAACCAATAACTCAGCTGCTTTATCCTTCTATTTCTTACAAGCATCTATCCCACTATCAATGGTACTTGTAACAGTAGCTTCTAAGATTTTAGAAAATAATGTTGATGCTATATATTCACTATTAGAATTTTTGCCATCAACTTCAAAGGATATGGTTAAATGGGTCATTGACACTATGTTTGTCAATACTAGTTCAACATCGGTTACTGTTATCACCGTGCTTTTTGCCCTTTGGTCTGCCACCAAGGGAATGAATAACCTAATAACATCTATAAATAAGGCCTATGGTCTTGAGGGTGAAAATAAGTATATCAAACAGAGACTTTTTTCACTTCTCTATACAATAATGTTTGTAGTTTTTATACTGTTTATTTTGGTTTCACAGATTTATGGACCAAGTATTTTGACTTTTATAAATAACAACATACTAACCCGTATATCTGACAAGGCCTTCGGAGGCTTATTTGATAGTATCTTGCAAGCTCTATCATCTCCCCTATTTAGGTTGACTTTGACATTAGTTCCAATACTAATCATAGCTCTAGCATTTGGAGTATTTTATAGGTTTGCACCAAATAACAAGAATGATAGGGTTCCATTTAAAAACGCTTTTTATGGAGGATTATTTGCAATCATAACAATTTATATTGCAACCTTCTTGTACTCTTTCTTCTTGAATAATTTCTCCAAGCAATCTGTGGTGTATGGAGCCTTAGCCGGCATATTGGCCCTGTTTATCTGGCTTAACTTAGTATCTACCATACTTATACTTGGAGCTGAGCTAATTGATTCTACTAAGGAAAATTATGCCATAACTTCTGCTAAGGAGATTAGAGAATTTAAAGAAAACAACAAGTCTTTCAAAGAAAGCCTACAAACAACTATCGAGGAATCTATGATAAAAAAAGAAGACAAAAACGAAATAATTGACAAGAGAACTTTAAGGAAACACTTTAGAGATCTAAGATACCATATGGATCCAACTAGGAAAAATATGGTAGACTATGCAATTTTTACCAAATTTTTAAATTCAGATTTGTTTGATGAAGCGAAAAGTATATTTATCTATGTATCAGTGGCTGATGAGGTTGATACATTTGAGATTATCAGACGCTCCCTAGAAATGGGAAAGGCTGTATACGTGCCATATATCACCGATAGAGATGAGGGTCTTATGATCCCTGTAAGAATCTATGATTTGGACAATCTCATCCCAGGAGAGTTTGATATACCAACATCATACACTATGGAAACTATAGAAAATCCAGATTTAACTGTCGTTCCTGGCCTAGGTTTTGACAAAAAGAAAAACCGCATGGGCTATGGTGGTGGTTACTACGACAGGTATCTTAACAAGGTAAAAACAAAATCTGTAGGATTATTTGCAAGTGAATTTGAGGTGGAAGAAATTCCAACAGATGAATTTGACCACAAACTTGATTATATCATTACAGAAAAAGAAATATTTTAA
- a CDS encoding GNAT family N-acetyltransferase, with amino-acid sequence MPTNCKQKRVYLERMTRPTAYELNNWTNYEDPRLSGYNYGNLSDFEINFWYNSICTPRKKYFAVKRYEDDRFIGFVGLKNYNPLTKKALLGIVFDAHFVSLGYGYDAMLVLLDYYFNDLKFKVMLLEVNLFNQRALNLYQKLGFKETGYDSELFENQDIEFDDRYFEMHGNLIYSKILKMKLTKDDYYELHS; translated from the coding sequence ATGCCTACTAATTGCAAGCAAAAAAGAGTCTACCTTGAGAGGATGACAAGGCCTACGGCCTATGAACTTAATAACTGGACTAACTATGAGGATCCTAGGCTTTCTGGCTATAACTATGGTAATCTTTCAGATTTTGAAATAAACTTTTGGTATAATTCCATCTGTACACCAAGGAAAAAGTATTTTGCTGTAAAAAGATATGAAGATGATAGGTTTATTGGCTTTGTAGGGCTAAAGAACTACAATCCTCTTACAAAAAAGGCACTTTTGGGCATAGTATTTGATGCACATTTTGTATCCCTTGGCTATGGTTATGATGCAATGCTCGTTTTACTTGACTATTATTTTAATGATTTAAAATTCAAAGTCATGCTTCTTGAAGTTAATCTATTTAATCAAAGAGCCTTAAACCTTTACCAAAAGCTAGGTTTTAAGGAAACAGGCTATGATAGTGAACTTTTTGAAAACCAAGACATAGAATTTGACGATAGATATTTTGAAATGCATGGCAATTTGATATATTCTAAGATACTGAAGATGAAACTTACAAAGGATGATTATTATGAACTTCACAGTTGA
- a CDS encoding DnaD domain protein, which translates to MNFTVENLKVDLGTTPLENMFLNTYLGMVDGENLKFYLLVYKDIYNEGSVDIDKIKKILKYSDEDIKNAIDYWINMGAFRKKLDLNGSEYIEIVSFRQMIYGDNKKTYDEVNEASFDKSSRKQIMFNNVENIIGRALTPADITRIQETIEDYNSEPELITEAFRQAKELNNVDVKYVMGFIKTWRDQNILSLNDLKIHQERQKLVRKKSPRQYKKNNISSGDDYKSYAEEARKKRFEKMLEQGKSNENI; encoded by the coding sequence ATGAACTTCACAGTTGAAAATTTGAAAGTTGATTTGGGAACCACACCTCTTGAAAATATGTTTTTAAATACCTATCTAGGTATGGTGGATGGTGAGAATCTCAAGTTTTATCTCTTGGTATATAAGGACATATATAACGAAGGTTCTGTAGACATTGATAAGATTAAGAAAATTTTAAAATATTCTGATGAGGATATCAAAAACGCTATAGATTATTGGATAAATATGGGGGCCTTTCGTAAGAAATTGGATCTAAATGGCAGTGAATACATAGAAATTGTTTCTTTTAGGCAAATGATCTATGGTGACAATAAGAAAACATATGATGAGGTCAATGAAGCTAGCTTTGACAAATCTAGCCGCAAGCAAATAATGTTTAACAATGTAGAAAATATTATTGGTAGGGCCTTAACCCCAGCTGATATTACAAGGATTCAAGAAACTATTGAAGACTACAATAGCGAACCAGAACTTATCACAGAAGCTTTTCGCCAAGCAAAAGAGCTAAACAATGTCGATGTGAAATATGTTATGGGCTTTATAAAGACATGGAGAGATCAAAATATATTATCTCTCAATGACCTAAAAATCCACCAAGAACGTCAAAAACTTGTAAGAAAAAAATCTCCAAGGCAGTATAAGAAAAATAATATTTCAAGTGGAGACGATTACAAGTCCTATGCTGAGGAAGCAAGGAAAAAGCGCTTTGAAAAAATGCTAGAACAGGGAAAATCTAATGAAAACATCTAA
- a CDS encoding ATP-binding protein — translation MKTSNKASEILAKRRQENEINRNKRIDEVYEKIPTMASLEKNIKELGFTIINQTLSGGDTENLEVKLKKLRDLKEKLLIENGFSKDYMDLKYHHDLCKDTGFVGNDMCSCRKQIIIDENYNLSNIKNLIEKENFANFDDTLFDDNPYGNYPLTPRENIRIVKTNLMKYINNFSKESKNIYIFGDVGRGKTFLLNSVAKELLDRNFSVLYMTSSSLFKFLNDYNWAFEEQRYKHQEKYDFILDCDLLIIDDLGSEYPSKNNTSNLFDIVNTRMISQKPILFSTNYDESMLSETYGPRIFSRFVGNSEVHEIFGKDLRLRDM, via the coding sequence ATGAAAACATCTAATAAGGCTAGTGAAATACTGGCAAAACGCAGGCAAGAAAATGAAATAAATAGAAATAAGCGAATAGATGAAGTCTATGAAAAAATCCCAACCATGGCATCCCTTGAAAAAAATATAAAGGAATTGGGCTTTACCATTATAAATCAAACCTTATCCGGTGGAGATACTGAAAACTTAGAAGTAAAGCTAAAAAAGCTAAGAGATTTAAAAGAAAAACTCTTGATAGAAAATGGATTTTCCAAGGATTATATGGACTTAAAATACCACCACGACTTGTGCAAAGATACGGGTTTTGTTGGAAATGATATGTGTTCGTGTAGGAAGCAGATTATAATAGATGAAAATTATAATCTATCAAATATTAAAAATCTTATAGAAAAAGAAAATTTCGCAAACTTTGACGATACGCTTTTTGATGACAATCCTTATGGCAACTACCCACTTACTCCAAGGGAAAATATCAGGATTGTGAAGACTAACTTGATGAAATATATAAATAACTTTTCCAAGGAATCAAAAAATATTTATATATTTGGTGATGTTGGCCGTGGCAAGACGTTCCTATTAAATTCTGTAGCCAAAGAATTATTGGATAGAAATTTCTCGGTATTATATATGACATCATCATCTCTTTTCAAGTTTTTAAACGATTACAATTGGGCCTTTGAAGAGCAAAGATATAAGCACCAAGAAAAATATGATTTTATCTTGGATTGTGATTTGCTCATAATAGACGATTTGGGTAGCGAATACCCATCAAAAAACAACACTTCTAATCTTTTTGATATTGTCAATACTAGGATGATATCGCAAAAACCAATACTATTTTCCACCAACTACGATGAAAGTATGCTATCTGAGACATATGGACCTAGAATATTTTCTAGGTTTGTGGGTAATAGTGAAGTACACGAGATATTTGGTAAAGACCTAAGACTTAGAGATATGTAG